In Bacteroidales bacterium, the genomic stretch ATGTCCGGCTTCATGATAGGCAATGGTTCGTTTCTCCTGCTGGGTGATGATTTTATTTTTCCGTTCCAATCCTCCGACAATACGGTCTACCGCATCCAGGAAGTCCTGTTTTTCAACATTCTTCTTATCCTTTCGGGCAGCTATCAATGCAGCCTCATTACATACATTGGCAATATCAGCGCCGGAGAATCCGGGGGTTTGCCGTGCCAGGAATTCAACGTCCAGCCCGGGTTCAATTTTCAGTGGCCGGAGGTGTACTTTAAAAATATCCCTTCTTTCTTTGACATCGGGCAATTCCACATGTATCTGACGATCGAAACGGCCTGCACGTAACAGGGCCTTATCCAGAATATCTGCACGGTTAGTGGCTGCCAGAATGATGATACCCACGTTGGTGGCGAAACCATCCATTTCCGTGAGCAATTGGTTCAATGTGTTTTCCCGTTCGTCGTTAGAACCGAAGTTCGGGTTTTTACCGCGGGCACGACCAATGGCATCGATCTCATCAATGAAAATGATACATGGTGCCTTTTCTTTTGCCTGCTTAAATAGATCCCGGACGCGGGAAGCACCCACTCCTACGAACATTTCGACAAAGTCCGATCCGGACATTGAAAAGAATGGAACATTGGCTTCTCCGGCGACTGCCTTTGCCAGTAATGTTTTACCCGTACCCGGAGGGCCTACCAGTAATGCTCCTTTGGGAATCTTCCCTCCTAGATCAGTATATTTTTTAGGGTTTTTCAAAAAGTCAACAATCTCTTTTACTTCTACTTTGGCCTCTTCCAATCCGGCAACATCTTTAAAGTCCACTTTGACAGAAGTTTCCTTATCAAAAATCTGTGCCCGTGATTTTCCTACACTGAAAATGTTTCCGCCGCCAGCCGAGCCTCCTCCGGACATCCTCCGGAAAAGAAACATCCATAAAGCAATCAGCAAAACAAACGGTAACACCCAACTAAGTAACTCCTTCCAGAAATTACTTTCATTATTATAAAAAGGAAGGATCCGATCTTCTTTTGGTATGTTTTCCTGAGCCTCTTCCAACTGTTTTGAGAAAGACTCTACCGAACCGATCGTCATAAAAAATTGCGGACCTGTTTTGGGTTCTTTTCCTGCTTTAAAATATTTCAGGTACTTTTCATCCTGTATCCGGTCGCTTTTGATGTAGATAAAAGCCTTGTCTTTATTTTCTACAACTACTTTCTCCACATCTCCGGAACTAATCACCTCATTAAAAAAGGCAGATGGGTCGATTTCTATTTTTTGTGGACTGGTATTCAGAAACTGCATCCCGATAAAAACAGCAAATAATGCAATATATAGCCAGTAAATACTGAATTTAGGTCTTTTTAAAGGACTATTCTGTTTATTCGGATTATTTCCCGGCATGGGATTATTCCTGTTCTGCGGATTTTTATTCTCTTGTTCGTTCATTATCCTTATTCGTGAATATTCGATTCAATATGGGTGATTTTGCCGTCTCCCCATAATTCTTCCAGTTTGTAATGTGATCTGAATGGTTTTTGAAAAATATGTACAATGGCATCTCCATAATCCAATAATACCCATTCCGCATTATTGGTTCCTTCCACAGAGTATGGACGGATCTGCAATTGTTCCCTGGTTTCTTTTTCTACGGATTCGGCTATGGCATTAACTTGTGTGTTCGAATCTCCGTGACAAATCACGAAATAACTACAAATGGCGTTCTCTACCCGGGATAAATCGATACACACCACTTCATGCCCCTTTTTCTCAAAAATGCCTTTTATTATACTTTCTATCAAAATACTACTATAAAAAATCTTTTTATACTTTTATTATAATTTGCACAAATGTAATCAAATTTCGATAGCTGATAATACAAAAACCGTGCATTTTATATGATAGTAGTTCATGATGTCATACATCCGCATTTTTTTACTTTGAAATGTTTGCAGATATAAATCGAGATACACCTAAAATCCTTATAATTGTTCTTTTTTTGAAAAACGGACAGCAGATATTTTATGCCAATTCGTCAGGTTTTCGAAAAATAACTGTTGAAAAAATATCGTTTAAAGAGATAAGTTAAATTGGTTACATTAGATTTGTATTTTAAAAATTACTGTTCATTTGATAAAAACACTCATGAGCAATGACCATTAATAATGTTATATATGAAAACACCTCCTTATCAGTTGTCTATATTCGGCCTGTTCGCAGCCTGTACTACTTTTTGTAGTTGTGATTCAGGAGAGGAATTACCCAAACGCCCAAATATAGTGGTAATACTGGCCGATGATATAGGTTATGGAGATTTGAGTGCTTATGGGTCAACTACTATTCATACCCCTAATGTAGAACGTCTGGCAGCATCCGGAATACGCTTTATGAATGCTCATGCTTCTGCTGCGACCAGTACTCCTTCCCGTTATTCTTTACTGACCGGGCAATATGCCTTCAGGCGTAAAGATACCGGAATTGCCCGTGGAAATGCATATATGATCATTCAACCGGACCAGTATACTCTTCCGGCTATGCTACAGGAAGCCGGATATACCACCGGGGTGGTAGGAAAATGGCATTTGGGACTGGGGGATGAAAACGGACAGGACTGGAATGGCTATATGACACCCGGGCCCGGACAAATAGGGTTTGATTATTCCTACATAATGGCTGCCACCGGGGACCGGACCCCTTGTGTGTATTTTGAAAATCAGCGAATTGTGAACCTGGACCCTAACGATCCCGTAGAAGTAAGTTACACTGTACCATTTCCGGGAGAACCTTTGGGCCGGACACATCCGGAATTGCTAACCAAACTAAAACCCAGCCACGGGCATGATATGGCTATCGTGAATGGAATCAGCAGGATCGGATATATGCGCGGAGGAAAATCGGCACTTTGGGTAGATGAAAATATTGCGGATAGTATTACACACAAAGCTGTTTCGTTCATAGAGAACAATAAAGATCATCCGTTTTTCCTGTATTTCGGGACCAACGATATTCATGTTCCCCGTTATCCTCATCCCCGTTTTGTCGGAAAATCCGGAATGGGTCCCCGTGGGGATGCCATCCTGGAATTTGACTGGTCGGTAGGCCAGATATTGGATGTATTGGAAAGAAACGGACTAACGGATAATACATTGATTATCCTTACCAGCGACAATGGACCGGTAGTGGATGACGGTTACCGTGACCAGGCAGTGGAACTGCTGGGTGATCATCGTCCGTGGGGACCGTTACGTGGAGGGAAATACAGCGCTTTCGACGCAGGAACCCGGGTGCCGTTTATTGTCAGCTGGCCTGCCGCTAAATTAGCAAAGGGAGAAGATTCACCCGCATTGATCAGCCAGGTGGATATGCTGGCTACCCTGGCATCACTTACAGATCAGAGACTTCCCAAAAAATCGGCTCCGGATAGTTTTGACCAGTTGAAAGCATGGATCGGGAAAGATCCGGTAGGAAGGGAATATATAATGGAACAATCCAATACTTTATCGGTCATAAAGGGTGAATGGAAATACATTGCACCGGCGAAGGGAGCCGCATATTGGCCGCTGACAAATACCGAAACAGGGATCAGCCAGGAGCCTCAACTGTACAACCTGAGTAATGATATAGGGGAACAAAATAATATAGCCTCTGATTATCGGGACAAAGTAGAAGAACTTCAAAAACTAATTGATTGGGTGAAAGCCAATCCTCACACCAGATGAACATCCGGAGAACATTAATAGGTAGGATCGCATTGGATAAGGCTTTATTGACGATTTTTCTGTTCATCTCCTCTTATTCGTTTGCACAGACATCCCAACGATGGAATGAGATCCGTATCGATGGCGGAATAAACCAGATCAAGGAAAAAAATATCCATCCGAAAACACACGATGGATTCATGGTAGGGGTCAATTATGGTCATGGTAATATGAAACGGAACATATATTCTATAGAAACCGGATTAAGCTTCTCGATGATGAAAACAACCTATGAATCATCACTGGCATCCGCCAATGTCCGTTTCTTTTTTGATTATCACTATCTGTTCCCTGTCAATGGAAACAGGACATTTTCTTATTTTCTGGGGCCGGAGATAGGCTTGAATTATTCGGTAAGTTACTATCCGAACTGGGATGAGAGCCATCTTTACTGGGCCAACTATTTGGGGACAGGATTCAGGAATGAATTGGTCTGTCAGGTTCATCCAAGGCATCAGCTTATTTTGGATCTCAGTATTCCTGTGTTATTTGTTTTAAGCCGACCGGACGCCGACCGGAAATACAAAATGGATGATTTTTCGCCGGGAAAGATTATGACAAAAATACATGAACAACCTGAGGTATCTTTCTGGAACCGTAGTTTTGTCATGGAATTTACTCTTGAACATCAGATTAAAGGCATCAACAGAGTGATTCCGGCATTTTATTATTCTTTCAATTATTACCGGTTGCAGACCAAAGACAGTCGGTCCTTTAAAAATGTTTCCCATCAATTGGGGGTTAAATTTTACCTGTAAGAAATGGATAAAACAACCAAAAGAATATTCCGGATAAACCACATGATCATATGCCTGATAGGCTCGCTTGCTTTCAGCTCATGCCTGAAAGATGAACCTTTTAAATCCGGCTATGAGGGATTTAAGCCGAAGAAAATAGACGATGACTGGGAAAGATCTTCCTTAGAAGCCGAAAAAGTAAATGAGTCGCTCATTGAACAGGCTTACCGGTTAATAAATGAAGATGACCGCTATAAAATGGCCCGGAGTTTATTGGTTTTCCGTAACGGAAAATTGATCGCAGAAGCATATCCGGAAGATAAAGCTGATATCCACCGGATCCATCACATACAATCTGTCACTAAATCCATAACATCCATTTTGACCGGTATTGCTATGCAGAATGGGGATATGACGGATCCGGATGAAAAACTTT encodes the following:
- the ftsH gene encoding ATP-dependent zinc metalloprotease FtsH, encoding MPGNNPNKQNSPLKRPKFSIYWLYIALFAVFIGMQFLNTSPQKIEIDPSAFFNEVISSGDVEKVVVENKDKAFIYIKSDRIQDEKYLKYFKAGKEPKTGPQFFMTIGSVESFSKQLEEAQENIPKEDRILPFYNNESNFWKELLSWVLPFVLLIALWMFLFRRMSGGGSAGGGNIFSVGKSRAQIFDKETSVKVDFKDVAGLEEAKVEVKEIVDFLKNPKKYTDLGGKIPKGALLVGPPGTGKTLLAKAVAGEANVPFFSMSGSDFVEMFVGVGASRVRDLFKQAKEKAPCIIFIDEIDAIGRARGKNPNFGSNDERENTLNQLLTEMDGFATNVGIIILAATNRADILDKALLRAGRFDRQIHVELPDVKERRDIFKVHLRPLKIEPGLDVEFLARQTPGFSGADIANVCNEAALIAARKDKKNVEKQDFLDAVDRIVGGLERKNKIITQQEKRTIAYHEAGHATVSWMLEHAHPLLKVTIIPRGRALGAAWYQPEERQITTVEQLFEEMCSTMGGRAAEELIFSTISTGALNDLERVTKQAYAMVSYYGMGKQLGNMSFYDSSGQSEYSFTKPYSDKTSESIDKEAYDLVNRAYQQAKDILMKHKDGLTQLAELLLEKEVIFAEDLEKIFGKRPFSKENEDEKEKENPDDEVVAPENNSSAI
- the rsfS gene encoding ribosome silencing factor, with the protein product MIESIIKGIFEKKGHEVVCIDLSRVENAICSYFVICHGDSNTQVNAIAESVEKETREQLQIRPYSVEGTNNAEWVLLDYGDAIVHIFQKPFRSHYKLEELWGDGKITHIESNIHE
- a CDS encoding arylsulfatase translates to MKTPPYQLSIFGLFAACTTFCSCDSGEELPKRPNIVVILADDIGYGDLSAYGSTTIHTPNVERLAASGIRFMNAHASAATSTPSRYSLLTGQYAFRRKDTGIARGNAYMIIQPDQYTLPAMLQEAGYTTGVVGKWHLGLGDENGQDWNGYMTPGPGQIGFDYSYIMAATGDRTPCVYFENQRIVNLDPNDPVEVSYTVPFPGEPLGRTHPELLTKLKPSHGHDMAIVNGISRIGYMRGGKSALWVDENIADSITHKAVSFIENNKDHPFFLYFGTNDIHVPRYPHPRFVGKSGMGPRGDAILEFDWSVGQILDVLERNGLTDNTLIILTSDNGPVVDDGYRDQAVELLGDHRPWGPLRGGKYSAFDAGTRVPFIVSWPAAKLAKGEDSPALISQVDMLATLASLTDQRLPKKSAPDSFDQLKAWIGKDPVGREYIMEQSNTLSVIKGEWKYIAPAKGAAYWPLTNTETGISQEPQLYNLSNDIGEQNNIASDYRDKVEELQKLIDWVKANPHTR